The genome window GTAAAGAAGCAtctttttgatttgatgatCAGCATCGGCCAATACTGCTTCCATCAGTTAATGATTGTTGATCAGCCACAAAAGTCATGATGGGGTCACCCTTATTGACAAATGTAATGACGAATGACTGTTTAATTAACTGTTTATAACCTGATTCGAActaagtgaaaataaataaataaaaactgaaaaaagatcAATTATGAAGTGTGAAATTATGATGAATTTCAGCAGAGGACAAATTAACTCACATGAAATGTCAGCTGTCAAACTTTTGCTAGCTGACTGAGTGCTGCCATCTTGTTTGTTGTAGACTGCAGTACAGGAGATTTCCTTTCCATGATGAATGCGAGAAGCAGTGAAGTTCAGAACAGAGGTCTGGACTTTAGTTCTGTCCAGAttctcctgcagtgactcctGAATGTGACCCAGGCTGGAGCTCAATGTCAGAActggaggatgagacagacagggagctgGAGCAGAGCACTTCAAACTCACTGAggttccctcctccaccttcagtgTGGACGGAGTCAGAGTCGGTGTGGGTGGAACATCTGATGGGAAAGTACATTTGGATCAATCAATAGATAAATAGTAATCATTACTCTACATCttgattttatttacaaaaaaataaataaaaccaaactgAAGTCAAAGTATTTCTAGAAGGAGTTGTTGACTGAAGTATAAGAAGATGGACTTTAAAACTTACCTTTGACTAAAATTTCCACCTGCCTTGTTTTAAAATCCTGTTTAAGGTTATTGTTGCATTCAAGTCTGAAAAAATACTTCTTGCTGTTCTCAGGTCTCATGTTGTTCAGGGTTGTGGTgcagtctttgttttttaagtttcctGCCAAATGTCCTGTAGTTTGTGGAGtcctgctgtcaaacacaacagtctgaTCAGATTTCCACAGTGCTCTACATGTTTCATCAAGGTGTGACTTAAATCTGGTCTCTACATCAAAGGAGCAGGGGATGGTCACACAGGATCCACTCAGAACCTCTATAGTCTGTGGCATGAAGGTTATAAACTGTGCAGGCcctgaaacacaagacacaaatcttGAATAAGTGAATACTGCTTTACAGTAATGAAGAAATTTTACTGTTGGGTTGATTTGCTAAAATCTCAGCATGATCACTTTATTCATAAAAGAATCCCAAATGACTGTAAAACTCCTGTTTTGTTCTCACACTCCTTTTTTCTGTGGATTTGTTTCGACTTGAACTGATCATCATGAAGTAAATGTTAATTGCAGTTATTCTTTGAGAAAATGACTTTTGATTAATCACTTATTAAAATTGTTGACAATTACTTTCTTCTATATTatgtctttttctgttgatGGATTACAAAAGATGCTCAGGTTTGATCGGCCACTGATTGTTGCCATCTAGTATTTGTTTCAAGTACTGTAGCGTGATCAGTCACAAAGGACTTGCTGGTAGGACctaataaaactattaaaaacatattGAGCCAAGAAGGGACTTGAAGTCAGCAGGGGGAGAGCTGGTTAAAgtttagctgttagcagccagTGAGCAGTAgagtcctgctgtgtttggttcAGAGCCAAAAGCTACCGAAGCCCACAGCTCACAAAGttaacagctaacagagctaacagctaacagagctaacagcttcCAGCAGATTGAAACACTCAGTCGAGCTGAAAGTTTCTATTTAAAGAACATGAAGTGTTAAACAGTGAAGTGCAGTTTAgtgacaacacaacatgtttacagtaaCAGTATTTCAGCTGAGTACAGTTGGAGGTAGAAGTACTTTGAGTTTAGAGTTACAGATACTTAACATCATTTTACCAAACTGTGCTCAGACATGTAAGCAGATACCAGCAGTGACCAGGTGGTGGAGTCGTGGCTTCATGGTACAAAGACTGAAACAActcagactgacacacagaaTGTTTCCCTACATCTTTGTTAGACGATTCtttgtcctctttcttttttcttaattcTGTTTTCACAGTTCACAGATAAGTTTCTAGTTTTTGTTCAATAATTTATACACTTATTTCTTtatcaagaaaaataaatatacatattttgtaaacattttaatggtTTTTCATTATGCCACTTAAAACTGACAACTATTTGTGACAATAAAGTAAAGAAGCAtctttttgatttgatgatCAGCATCTGCCAATACTGCTGCCATCAATTAATGATTGATGATCAGCCACAAAAGTCATGATGGGGGCACCCTTATCGACAAATGTAATAATGGACTatttaaaaaactgtttataacCTGATTCGAActaagtgaaaataaataaataaaaactgacaaaagATCATCATAAAGTGTGAAATTATGATGAATTTCAGCAGAGGACAAATTAACTTACGTAAAATATCAGCTGTCAAACTTGTGCTAACTGACTGAGAGCTGCCATCTTGTTTGTTGTAGACTGCAGTACAGGAGATTTCCTTTCCATGATGAATGCGAGAAGCAGTGAAGGTCAGAACAGAGGTCTGGACTTTAGTTCTGTCCTGATTCACCTGCAGTGACTCCTGAATGTGACCCAGGCTGGAGCTCcatgtcagagctggaggatgagacagacagggagctgGAGCAGAGCACTTCAAACTCACTGAggttccctcctccaccttcagtgTGGACGGAGTCAGAGTCAGTGTGGGTGGAACATCTGGTGGGAAAGTACAATTgaacaatcaataaataaacagtaatcATTActcttcatatttattttttttgtaaaatgcaGCAAATGCAACACAAGGTCACAGCAGTTCTAGAAAGGATCTTATGACTGAAGTGTTGGTAAATGGACTGTAAAACCTACCTGTGACTGAAATGTGCCACTTATGGTCAAGAAAATTACGTCTCAAATGATCACATTCCACTCTTAAGTAATATTCTTTGCTGTGCTCAGGTCTCATGTTGTTCAGGGTTGTGGTACAGTCTTTTCTTGTTAAGTCTCCTTTCAGTTCTCCTTGTATTGCACTTGATTGTGGATTActgctgtcaaacacaacagtctgaTCAGATTTCCACAGTGCTCTACATGTTTCATCAAGGCATGAGTTATATTTGTCCTCTACATCAAAGGAGCAGGGGATGGTCACACAGGATCCACTCAGAACCTCTATAGTCTTCGGTATAATGGTCTTGAACTGTCCACACAGGgcagctgaaacacaagacacaaatcttTGAATATGTTCAAGTGAATACTGCTTTACAGTAAGAGAAGGACATTTTACCATTTGGTTGCTTTTGTTTAAATCTCAGCACTGTACCTTTAATCAtgaaataatccaaaatcaatattctttattttcacattgtttttctaaaagtttgGATAAAACAATCAAAATTCTCAGAGAAATGCAGCAGAAGACTGTTTTAGTTCACTCCATCCTTTATTTGCTGCAGCATGTATTACAGATCATGTACTCTGGGCTGAATGTCTGATTAACGTGACATATTTCTAGTTTTTataataaaatgtgaatgaacTTCAACTCACTTTGCAGCAGACAGCCAATGAGAAGGAcagtcagagctgcagccatCTCTGTGTGTCAGGAGAGGCAGAAACTCTGGAGAACACACATGGAACAATTCACATCTTTGGTACATTTCATCTTTCATCAACTCAGATTTTTAGAGTTGGATTTATAGGCCACTGTTGAACACAATATGTGCAGATGTTGCAGattgagaaatgttttgttaccttttttgtcagtgtataaatatatatataaaaaggcTCCAAAGAAGACTGTAGAGCCTTTTAGAGGGATATCcaactaaaattcaaataggtCCAGTTACATTTCCTGATGCAAAGGTCCAGAACATCATCATGTCTAACTTGTGTTATGATTTAATTTTGACAATATGTATTGTCACTTAAAATTCAATTATACAGATATATAAGACCGTAGATATGTATCATTTTATTCTCTCTTTAAGGAGAATAAGGGctgcatttgaaaataaaaattgtgcGTACCGAACCCCTAAAATAAAGTCCTTTTtgaaaactaaaataaagtGTAGCAGCAGCTTgagtttccctttttctttcttaatgtTTCAAATCTTAACAGTCTCAACCAGTTTTACAACAGATAGATCTCAACACATCTTCACAAGTGAACGTTTttacagtttcttcttctttccctctAATATCCCACTCGTCTTTCATCTGTCTGTATACAGAGTCGCAATGTTGATCCTCCTGGAATgcacagatttgattggctgagtatACCCAGTAGGCGTCTGGGTCCAGACTTTGATCGTGGTCCACCTGTTAGTGAGCTATGCTGTAGAGGTTTCTGAGACACTGAAAGTTAACTGAATCCTAAAATAATTAGATTATTCTAGGTACTGGGTACACTTATTGATCATTCTTAGGGGAAAATAGGGACGCATTACTGCTTTTAAATCATGTCCTTTAAAAATTTTGACTGAACAATTCAATTCATTGTTACTAATTAAAAAACTTGACAGACTTTTATGAAGTTTTGCGATGGAAACACTTAACAAAAGGTTACTGACTGTGTTTCTACTCACTGTGAGGAATTTGCAAAACCAAATTATTGTCAGATTCTTTGACATTGAACTGGAACACAAGAAGCTAAACTGTACAGTATGATGCAGGCAAAAGTGATcaacatatttcattttatttctgtattttctttgtttttacagagcTTAAAGTTGTGTTAGGCAAAAAATACACTCAAAAGTGACTAAAACTTACAAAAGTCACTAAAACTTACAAAAGTGAGTGTTTAATAGAAATTTTTCCACATTTCGCAACATGTCTTTTTCCTTTCTACTTTTGAAATGTTCATCAATCTGAAGTCAcatgattcaatatttaagtttCTAGTATTTAGTTGTATTATAAGCATGAATGTTCATGAGTTGATGTGTCATATAGAAGTTAAGGTGACTTACCTTTTCTTCAGATCTTACAGTACACCATGAAAGATGAACAGAGAAGTGAAGTTCCTTCAGAGTTGTGCTGCTTTTTCAAACATCCTGCAAAAGTTGACTTGAAAATGAGGAAGTCACAGAAGTGAACATGGGTGTGACGGCgacaaaaatgtaatgtttttttagttCCACATGtgtcttttatatatatattcacctAAAAGTGTTTGTAGCACCGCCCTGATGAGGCGGAATTTCTGCAAATGAATTATACATGACAAAACTCTGTAATTAGCCTTTATTGACAACGTGATTCACACAGTtactataaaaacaataacattgttATATTTAACACTGATTAACCAAATTAACCTGCAGTGTTGCAGTGTGGTTCCACTCAAGGCCGGATTACCCAATGGGCTTCATGGGCATAGGTCCAGGGGCCTACGTGCACATGGGGCCCAACGAGCGCCAGCGCCTCCgcaaaaaaccaaaacaaaaaaagacattaatttTGTATGTTTAATATCACGGGGGGGCGTATGgcaaatttaagttgcacacagtgaaagcactacaccctaagttattttaaaaccgattattattgtcattactgctatttgtgtaatttctacaagtcatagtttaagttgagtgacagCGACACCCCGCCCGGACCTCGCCGCTTCCCAGGCCGTGGACCAAGTGCTCGCTGTGCCCTCTCTCCACCTCACGGGGGAGGGACGGGGTCCCCTCGCTCCCGGCGCGACTGTCGACCGGGGCGGACTGTCCTCATTGCGCCCCAACCACATCGCGTCACGTAAAATGCGCCAGGGGTCTGCGGCAATGTCGGCAACCCACCCGTCATCCCATTCAAGGGccgcaacaggcgactcatcgaaccggggtgaagttggTTTTAGGTTCGGTATTTGgcagatattcactcgggtccagccgcgactttactgaggttcacccagtctGAGCAGTAGGAGGACGGTCAgttcacctcccagagcctcgctgAATCCCTGacaactgatttagggaccatcATTACGTTATTTAGcagaaatatattaatacaaaatatatcaatagctttcatgtcatgtgacccagtgatggcaaaccagcagcagattctATTAGTTaactggagaaatgagacacagctctttttattgtactGTGCTTCCTCTcgtttatatgaatattaatatttttctcaatagcttccatttCATGTGGCCCACTAACTTCTCAAACAGATCCTGTTtccaaagaaaataatggtaaaaatgttCTCTAATGCTTAAGagattaacatattttcaagcagcaatgtcaacttctacactattttgtctcatgtcttagattctgatcctgaaattctgaaaatgatttttgttttgtcctatcagtagtcaccatttaaagggttatttttcaaaattttctttCAGGGGGACATGCCCCtggacccccctagtgttgctaggttaccgactcagagcaccactgctacaaaaaaatctaggggaaacactgtctccagtttactaatacaatttgCTTACTCTACAGTCCAGCAGTGGGACACTGCCGCAGAATGgatataggggaaacactggtgtgtgtgcatgtttgtatgCGGGGGGCCATCCCAGAATTGTGCCCAGGGGCTCCTGCCCTCTTGATCCCGGCCTGGTTCCACTGGCTGCGTAttgaagtgcccttgagcaagacactccACCCTGAAATGCTCTTGATGGCTGTTCCATCAGCGAGAGAGCAAATGTGTGAATTGCTGCTTCAGCCTCCACCatcagtgtgtaaatgtgtaaaggCGTGGGTGAATGTGGCAGGTGTTGCATTTACCAACAGGACATTATTTGTGCAAAGTGAATGACTAAAACATAactgttaaagggtaactccaacaattaatacatcaaagtgtgtttacaggtcttggggagtactactgtactgtactgtactgtactgtatgtactgtactgcTGGTATGTGAAAAAGAAAGTACTTTGTTGTGCCAGAGGAATCTGCATGTAATCTCATAAattgccttcagtgatgtcactcagtggtgaAATGACATTgtggtaatgtaggcagcacaatttgaagaggaaggagaattTATGTAATATAAAAAGAGATATTGTCGGTTCTGCTGTATCGGTTTTGATAATTTGATttcaaactgtccataatgagttaAACAGGGTAATAGGAGTGTAATTCTACAACAGTGGACGGATTATCCAAATACCCACAGTGTAACTGAGCCCCTGGGTGACATGAAAATGGCTTGGTTGGGTTcaagaaaagatcatgttttgggttGAAATGATGATGTGAAGATTCAAGGACCTTTATTTTAATGATAACACAACAAACACTCGGTTAAGCATGTTAAACGGTTTGTCGACACGAAATTTGTGCGTCGATGCGTcgtaattattattgttattattatttatcatcattttaaaaaaaaaagatttgagccGGAGCAAAACGCTTTAGCACCGCTACTAGAATGCGCATCACAGTGTGgcatagaagaagaagacggttccgcagaagaagaagaagaatatgaatgATGGCGGAACATGTTGAGGAGAGCAGGGAAGCGAAACCAAACACGTCCACAGTTTGGGAATATTTTCGGGCGGTAACCTCCCATCTTCAATATATGACATTACATATACGTGTGACTCTGTAGTAGAGCTCAGATCAAGCCCAAAAACATCAAACCCGACCCGACCGCTCGCACGTTGAGTCCTGGCCCGGCCCGGCCTCAGTAACAAGTAATCTActgcgttaatatttccaaaccagtaatcagattaaagttacttattcaagtcagtgtgttactgttatttttgtcattttcctcagtaaatatatgtatttttgctttcttcttgcgtcctTGTCCACTCCTATGTTGCTTAAGTCGCTTTTGTCACCCTGTCCGTccttgcttctaaatttaaagggcctGCACGCCACtcgcgttaaacaccaccacgcaactactgctgtagcagcccatccatttaccaACATCGTTGATCAGGGAAAGTTACTTGATAAAGTCATTAATTAGCATGCTACGTTGCAACGCTAGTATGCAAtaatttctctcctttcttacaGACATATTACACAATTAAAAGCGACCTTCCTCCACGCATCGGCCATCTTTAATTGATCCCtattagagtttagattctctgcccgagcccgacccgaCTATCCTTGGGCcaggcccttgatcaagcatttgtgttttgtatttttttaataactcaaaataatgactgtatttccagctacaaaacgcgcatatctctcctccctccatgttgtttgtgtagCTGCATGGTCTAACACGTGagtgagttgtcctcatgctgaaaacgtgacatcactccctgagacgcaagaagaaagcaaaaatatatatttttactagggaaaatgacaaaaataatagtaacacacagtgacttgaataagtaccttaatctgattactggtttggaaatattatcGCGTTAGATTagtcgttactgaaaaaagtggtcagctcataattacagttaatatGTCGGGCCAGGCTTGGGTCAGGTCGGGTCGGGCTTAATTTTGTGGGCCCGATCTAAACTCTAATCCCTA of Sparus aurata chromosome 17, fSpaAur1.1, whole genome shotgun sequence contains these proteins:
- the LOC115566914 gene encoding myelin-associated glycoprotein-like, with protein sequence MAAALTVLLIGCLLQTALCGQFKTIIPKTIEVLSGSCVTIPCSFDVETRFKSHLDETCRALWKSDQTVVFDSRTPQTTGHLAGNLKNKDCTTTLNNMRPENSKKYFFRLECNNNLKQDFKTRQVEILVKDVPPTPTLTPSTLKVEEGTSVSLKCSAPAPCLSHPPVLTLSSSLGHIQESLQENLDRTKVQTSVLNFTASRIHHGKEISCTAVYNKQDGSTQSASKSLTADIS